A single Trypanosoma brucei gambiense DAL972 chromosome 9, complete sequence DNA region contains:
- a CDS encoding T. brucei spp.-specific protein produces the protein MTSLTEEHEILIDEPPQFTAAAEVIAVGAEEPTVATPEEFTSAQEAGAFLQTPVGTPPATPTSVPTTPSPNEMAAKHARKRWRMEQLALQGSVKVVESEPITKRRHSRKAEMSEFAITKAATLNTAPTLLPMSPNIMDTNVTMLGTKRVPLDNFLKVTVLHPKVTPVNLKLEFIDPVLEPVQLSRHQLGNRVTPNEGEGGGMSVKKKRGRKPLVASPSIEEAKAVESGYNAE, from the coding sequence ATGACAAGCCTCACCGAAGAGCATGAAATATTAATTGACGAGCCACCACAGTTTACAGCGGCTGCAGAAGTAATAGCAGTAGGAGCAGAGGAACCAACGGTAGCAACACCAGAAGAATTTACATCAGCACAAGAGGCGGGTGCATTTTTACAAACGCCAGTGGGCACACCTCCAGCAACCCCAACTTCAGTTCCAACGACACCGTCACCGAATGAAATGGCTGCCAAACACGCACGAAAGCGATGGCGAATGGAACAATTGGCCCTTCAAGGAAGTGTTAAAGTTGTTGAGAGCGAACCCATCACCAAGCGGAGACATTCTCGTAAAGCGGAAATGAGCGAATTTGCAATCACAAAAGCTGCAACATTAAACACAGCGCCAACACTTCTGCCAATGTCACCTAACATAATGGATACGAATGTAACGATGTTGGGAACAAAACGAGTTCCGCTGGATAATTTCCTAAAAGTAACGGTGCTTCACCCCAAAGTTACTCCAGTGAACCTAAAGTTAGAATTTATCGACCCCGTATTGGAGCCTGTTCAGTTATCCAGACATCAGCTTGGGAATAGGGTGACGCCTAATGAaggagaagggggagggatgagtgttaaaaagaaaaggggaaggaaaccaTTAGTTGCGTCTCCTTCCAttgaagaagcaaaagcagTGGAATCGGGTTACAATGCAGAGTAg
- a CDS encoding T. brucei spp.-specific protein, which produces MDGNSEDASRRSCVAESYEASHHFFIGTHDRPIFVGESKEDQIIPPTTFIYNETPSDSSGGGGAVTHTEVEQTTDICTFQCISNEQQRRTKMLKNYQSFVGTLRDYCKPMGLEYGDDASQIRQTIIGDLLLAMGVSGDGRQKLNASILFPAVIYCFDVWLTEVGFHNDNAEGFVHVDDNKYQKGEDIYGSLSLLCRVSKALNDTPENLIDNSTRILKPGGIILGSTKS; this is translated from the coding sequence atgGACGGAAACTCGGAGGATGCGAGCCGGCGGAGTTGTGTGGCTGAATCATATGAAGCTTcacatcatttttttattggcaCTCACGACCGTCCCATATTTGTTGGGGAATCAAAAGAAGATCAAATTATTCCTCCCAcaacatttatttataatgAAACGCCATCGGATTCAAGCGGTGGTGGCGGCGCTGTCACACATACGGAAGTGGAACAAACCACCGACATTTGTACATTTCAATGCATTTCAAATGAGCAGCAAAGACGCACAAAAATGCTTAAGAATTATCAAAGTTTCGTAGGAACATTGAGAGATTACTGCAAACCCATGGGACTTGAATATGGAGATGATGCAAGTCAAATCCGTCAAACGATTATTGGAGATTTATTGTTGGCAATGGGTGTGAGTGGTGATGGTAGACAAAAACTGAATGCCTCCATACTTTTCCCCGCTGTTATTTATTGCTTCGATGTGTGGCTTACTGAAGTGGGGTTCCACAATGATAATGCAGAAGGTTTCGTTCATGTTGATGATAACAAATATCAGAAGGGAGAAGATATATATGGATCGCTTTCGCTTTTGTGCAGAGTGTCTAAAGCATTGAATGATACACCTGAGAATCTTATTGATAATTCAACGCGGATTTTGAAGCCTGGTGGTATAATTCTCGGTTCCACAAAATCGTGA
- a CDS encoding retrotransposon hot spot (RHS) protein, putative, with the protein MSRANNPAAPQGNNANPQVAGNFEGPMRRPRDENVPPPPAAAAAQPPQIRQRTEEGPNWTMNSKVRDVLLEDVLLQRYEVLRNMTVNDFIQKFVGGTFAVAEAENVRMPIFVKNPRRYIVDAEILEDIQDTDEFKTLKTVIYLSEKVDYLNEREISSLSQWEEKGRGEIREFVGPMARGRLDGALAAAKRAEKRAAQTADGAVELEGVYESIYNAKWSYVMSGYNTEPLGIKVFDGRPQRMWAEAEVNIIPEPADVDSEMEERSNGLEIIVLTSERGWPHNRFVLGYSEKCKAVSQHVYIRREIMRVWYIIQQVLKAWWVDRSVVRPPIHVVIGTPGIGKSCGLGSFLLHSLLHFHEGMLDVVAYFVGEIAYLIYNRKDGERERVVRYEDSGVAVRIINNMKYEKRGHIIIDISGMMQKLLYTQLPSDIWGVTLLTSPNSGHFDEWTTITGGRQIIMNCDDVRDMKAFVAWRKLSIFVGHSVKSRQQRNLKRELEDEWRIVEGRINSIGPLPRYIFGLGCYEWRLKSVHDALETMKKSDEYSYNDIIEHTADWKINEVMNKLVKVVRVKANVGVIESYSCQALSLMIRNMMMS; encoded by the coding sequence ATGTCAAGAGCAAATAATCCCGCAGctccacaaggaaataatgcAAATCCACAAGTGGCAGGTAATTTTGAAGGGCCCATGAGGAGACCAcgggatgaaaatgtaccgcctcctcctgctgctgctgctgctcagcctccacagatACGGCAGAGAACTGAAGAGGGGCCCAACTGGACAATGAACAGTAAGGTGAGGGATGTGCTGCTGGAAGATGTATTGCTGCAACGGTATGAGGTTCTGCGTAATATGACAGTGAATGACTTTATTCAGAAGTTCGTTGGCGGGACTTTTGCGGTGGCTGAAGCAGAAAATGTTAGGATGCCCATTTTTGTTAAGAATCCCAGAAGATATATTGTTGATGCTGAGATTCTTGAGGATATACAGGATACGGATGAGTTTAAAACACTGAAGACAGTTATTTATTTGTCTGAGAAGGTAGACTACCTTAATGAAAGGGAAATTTCTTCCCTCAgtcagtgggaggagaagggaagaggggaaataagagAATTTGTTGGTCCCATGGCGAGGGGAAGGTTGGATGGAGCGTTGGCGGCCGCCAAGAGAGCGGAAAAGCGAGCTGCACAAACAGCTGATGGTGCTGTCGAACTTGAAGGAGTGTATGAATCCATTTATAAtgcgaaatggagttatgtgatgtcgggttatAATACAGAGCCACTTGGTATAAAAGTATTCGATGGAAGACCACAGCGCATGTGGGCGGAAGCCGAGGTGAATATAATTCCTGAACCTGCAGATGTTGATTCGGAAATGGAGGAGAGATCCAATGGTTTAGAAATTATTGTTCTTACATCGGAGAGAGGTTGGCCACACAACAGGTTTGTATTGGGTTACAGTGAGAAGTGCAAGGCAGTTTCCCAGCATGTATATATCCGTCGCGAAATCATGCgcgtgtggtatataatCCAACAAGTGCTGAAAGCATGGTGGGTGGACAGGTCAGTTGTGAGGCCACCGATACATGTTGTTATTGGTACACCTGGTATTGGTAAATCATGTGGccttggatcatttttgcttcattcattgcttcacttccatgaaggaatgcttgatgttgttgcatatttcgTGGGAGAAATCGCCTACTTAATATACAACAGAAAGGATGGTGAAAGAGAGAGGGTTGTGCGGTACGAAGACTCGGGAGTTGCTGTCCggataataaataatatgaaatatgaaaaaagagGTCACATCATTATAGACATAAGTGGGATGATGCAAAAATTATTATACACTCAACTGCCCTCCGATATTTGGGGTGTTACTCTCCTCACCTCCCCGAATAGTGGCCATTTTGATGAGTGGACTACAATTACTGGAGGCCGCCAAATTATTATGAACTGcgatgatgtgcgtgacatgaaggcatttGTGGCATGGAGAAAGTTATCAATATTTGTAGGGCACTCCGTGAAGAGCAGGCAGCAGAGGAACCTGAAGAGAGAACTTGAAGATGAGTGGAGAATAGTGGAGGGACGTATTAATTCAATTGGGCCTCTGCCTCGTTATATATTTGGTTTAGGCTGTTATGAATGGCGCCTGAAAAGTGTGCATGATGCGTTGGAAACTATGAAGAAGTCGGATGAATATTCCTATAATGATATCATTGAGCATACGGCTGACTGGAAGATCAATGAAGTTATGAACAAGTTGGTAAAGGTTGTAAGAGTGAAGGCAAATGTTGGAGTTATCGAATCATACAGTTGCCAAGCTCTATCACTGATGATTCGAAATATGATGATGAGTTAA
- a CDS encoding variant surface glycoprotein (VSG, atypical),putative — translation MQRSMYWVVFLVAVLQGSHLVSGQDIVNQKEFEALCRIVNWAEEGLKQINLARQITQEAQKIGVRYLEVVGEEEGTKLADKQEKSCMSNEMESREKNCVLYKIFWEVAEEALNEKHARLQAPHRAVSTLEYHTMEKIREKAIEAADIYHHVGTKLFDLKANNMEEELNKALYGEMYSVDEIKPGGDRSRVCGQNLQRLQTTGGQSLAVDLLCLCATHSSWNGIKVCCADCTTGENSNEWDPESNGVHRWKFLKQKCADHNLNHNDTEERLRNAEEEIIKAVTKVDLQQRSRVVYRLGEKKNNQVNNCGAGTGRGHGICVLYHVRGEELPWLKALQKVENEMKVTLKDKEDKSAKLKRMEELNQEIESLIKGDTGRGGQRGRQKRSVNPENSVPENPTAPSDSTQSTTHTNEKKRSARKPISTGNNASKSYGGDEVDSSDSKCKGENSACSDSPANPTVKSSKSAINGPLGLILLLV, via the coding sequence ATGCAAAGAAGTATGTACTGGGTTGTATTTTTAGTGGCGGTACTGCAGGGTAGTCATTTAGTGTCGGGGCAGGATATAGTCAACCAAAAAGAGTTTGAAGCGTTGTGCCGAATTGTAAATTGGGCAGAAGAAGGACTGAAGCAGATAAATTTGGCACGACAGATTACCCAAGAAGCTCAGAAAATAGGCGTGAGATATCTTGAAGTAGTCGGTGAGGAAGAGGGTACTAAACTCGCcgacaaacaagaaaagtcTTGTATGAGCAATGAAATGGAGAGTCGCGAGAAAAACTGTGTGCTGTACAAAATATTTTGGGAAGTGGCAGAGGAAGCATTAAACGAAAAGCATGCCAGATTGCAAGCGCCTCACAGAGCAGTGAGTACTTTGGAATATCATacaatggaaaaaataagagaaaaagCTATAGAGGCAGCGGATATATATCACCACGTTGGAACGAAACTCTTTGACCTCAAAGCAAATAATATGGAAGAAGAACTTAATAAAGCACTTTATGGAGAAATGTACTCAGTAGATGAAATAAAGCCGGGAGGAGACAGAAGCAGAGTGTGCGGACAAAATTTGCAACGGTTGCAGACCACAGGAGGACAATCACTAGCGGTGGAtttgttgtgcttgtgtgcAACACACAGCTCTTGGAATGGAATAAAAGTATGCTGCGCAGACTGCACTACGGGAGAGAATAGCAATGAATGGGACCCAGAATCAAACGGAGTACACCGCTGGAAATTTCTGAAACAAAAGTGTGCGGATCATAATCTAAACCATAATGATACAGAAGAAAGACTGCGTAatgcagaagaagaaatTATAAAAGCAGTAACTAAAGTAGATCTACAACAAAGAAGCAGAGTTGTGTACAGGttgggagaaaagaaaaataatcaaGTAAACAACTGCGGGGCGGGTACTGGCCGCGGACATGGAATATGCGTGCTATATCACGTACGTGGAGAAGAGTTGCCCTGGTTGAAAGCGTTGCAAAAGgtagaaaatgaaatgaaagttACGCTGAAAGATAAAGAAGATAAGTCAGCTAAGCTAAAGCGGATGGAAGAACTAAATCAAGAGATAGAAAGCTTAATCAAAGGTGATACGGGGCGAGGAGGGCAACGGGGAAGACAGAAACGCAGTGTCAATCCCGAGAACAGTGTCCCAGAAAACCCAACCGCCCCAAGCGACTCAACACAGTCAACCACACAtaccaatgaaaaaaagagaagtgcaAGGAAACCAATATCAACAGGTAACAATGCATCCAAAAGCTACGGTGGAGATGAGGTTGATTCCTCTGATTCCAAATGCAAGGGAGAAAACTCAGCATGCTCAGATTCACCAGCAAACCCAACAgtaaaaagcagcaaaagtgcTATAAATGGTCCACTGGGAttaattttgcttttggtaTAA
- a CDS encoding expression site-associated gene (ESAG) protein,putative has product MQRAATLIYTVIFVAVVLAPYCVAASGQVHGIQYGEAPVSSAPGSVKFAVDESVVTSAVPMVHRALRQLIGNITVPAQSVQCIKLEEMQVSNITIGNMSLKLKSPNKLLVSVWDMAASVPETKFHYCLICCSFIPYIRGASNTYIHGANASFTLDLSVRNDGLLNVTVRNMMIELGEIDLRATIGGIRLLDSVINMVIDIFKGSIKSELQRIVPGIINPVVQSKAEEIFRGFPIIYMKDPNITEQRAELLMGIFPDESSSRVVSQDEVLAVDQSLPYRSVSITSSYRAANNVLRLLNNWSMLNVSLLLPERYNSSLIEPMYPELFRLCRGCNFGVSAVLPSPPWLETVSGGAFIFNSRNGNFTLEMVSEDNVSFTVLNMVVNLTANVRHMSIDNNTLDLKLSSMDVVTELGTSLIDGLNSTTLNTDIRRFLDEVGLPLFNADPHGFRLPFNISGLLLSVSNATITVGLDPKPIFPLLNKFVDRLV; this is encoded by the coding sequence ATGCAACGAGCTGCAACTCTAATATACACGGTAATTTTTGTCGCCGTGGTACTGGCGCCGTATTGTGTTGCAGCATCCGGTCAGGTTCACGGCATTCAGTATGGAGAAGCGCCCGTGTCTTCCGCACCCGGTAGCGTGAAATTTGCCGTTGATGAATCTGTTGTGACCTCTGCCGTTCCCATGGTCCACCGCGCGCTGAGACAACTTATCGGAAATATTACTGTTCCTGCGCAAAGTGTGCAATGTATTAAACTGGAAGAAATGCAGGTATCAAACATAACGATTGGAAACATGTCCCTCAAACTGAAGAGCCCGAATAAACTTTTGGTTTCGGTGTGGGACATGGCAGCCAGTGTGCCAGAAACAAAGTTTCACTACTGTTTAATTTGTTGCTCGTTTATACCGTACATAAGGGGTGCATCAAATACGTATATCCACGGTGCGAATGCGTCGTTCACTCTGGATTTATCCGTTAGAAACGATGGTCTGCTCAATGTGACGGTGAGGAATATGATGATTGAACTCGGGGAAATAGATCTGAGGGCTACTATTGGAGGCATACGGCTTCTCGACAGCGTTATCAACATGGTTATAGATATCTTCAAGGGCAGCATCAAAAGCGAGCTACAGCGAATAGTCCCGGGCATTATCAACCCTGTCGTACAAAGTAAGGCAGAAGAGATATTCCGTGGTTTCCCCATTATATACATGAAGGACCCAAACATAACGGAGCAGCGAGCAGAGCTTTTAATGGGTATTTTTCCCGATGAGTCCTCGTCTCGAGTAGTGTCGCAAGATGAGGTTCTTGCAGTTGATCAGTCACTTCCATATCGGAGCGTTAGTATCACCTCTTCATACAGAGCTGCAAACAACGTACTCCGCTTGCTCAATAACTGGAGCATGCTAAATGTTTCCCTACTCCTCCCAGAAAGGTACAACTCTTCACTAATTGAGCCCATGTACCCCGAGTTATTCAGGTTGTGCCGTGGATGCAACTTTGGCGTCTCGGCTGTGTTGCCATCGCCTCCATGGCTGGAGACCGTTAGTGGCGGAGCATTCATTTTCAACTCACGTAATGGTAATTTCACATTGGAAATGGTATCGGAGGACAACGTGTCATTCACTGTGTTGAATATGGTTGTGAACTTGACCGCTAATGTAAGGCACATGTCCATCGACAACAATACATTAGACCTGAAGTTATCGTCTATGGACGTAGTGACAGAACTGGGCACTTCGCTTATCGATGGTTTGAACTCAACGACTCTAAATACAGATATCCGTCGGTTTCTCGATGAAGTAGGTCTTCCTTTGTTTAATGCAGATCCGCATGGATTTAGGCTCCCCTTCAATATATCGGGACTGCTGTTGTCCGTATCGAATGCCACCATCACTGTCGGACTGGATCCGAAGCCGATCTTTCCGCTGTTAAACAAATTTGTTGATCGTTTGGTGTGA